The proteins below are encoded in one region of Tsuneonella sp. CC-YZS046:
- the fabG gene encoding 3-oxoacyl-ACP reductase FabG, with amino-acid sequence MSGQPPQQRIAIVTGAARGIGAAIALRLAQDGHAIALLDLRAADCAETAGLVEQAGRRALAVDCDVSDEEMVKAAIDEVASRLGPPTVLVNNAGVLKDRTLSNMTLDDWNLVVDVNLKSVFLTCRAVAPLMREARWGRIVNLSSIAALGVFGETNYSAAKAGVQGLTKTLAIELGAYGVTANVVAPGFVVTEMTRGVAASAGMTMDELSQLMLRDIVVGRTGEPDDIAQAVAFFADPRSSFVTGQVLYVAGGPRT; translated from the coding sequence ATGAGCGGTCAGCCGCCACAGCAGAGGATCGCCATCGTAACGGGCGCGGCGCGGGGGATCGGCGCGGCCATCGCGCTGCGTCTGGCGCAGGATGGCCATGCCATCGCCTTGCTCGATCTCCGCGCGGCGGATTGCGCGGAAACCGCGGGTCTGGTGGAACAGGCGGGGCGTCGCGCCCTTGCGGTCGATTGCGATGTATCGGACGAGGAGATGGTCAAAGCAGCAATCGACGAGGTGGCTTCAAGGCTCGGCCCGCCCACGGTGCTGGTCAACAATGCCGGCGTGCTCAAGGATCGCACGCTTTCCAACATGACGCTGGATGACTGGAATCTGGTGGTCGACGTCAATCTCAAGTCGGTCTTCCTGACCTGCCGCGCGGTTGCTCCCTTAATGCGCGAGGCTCGGTGGGGGCGGATCGTCAACCTGTCCAGCATCGCTGCCCTCGGCGTGTTCGGCGAGACCAACTATTCCGCGGCAAAGGCCGGCGTTCAGGGGCTGACCAAGACGCTGGCGATCGAATTGGGCGCGTATGGCGTCACCGCCAATGTCGTCGCTCCGGGCTTCGTGGTGACGGAAATGACGCGGGGCGTCGCGGCCAGCGCCGGCATGACCATGGATGAGCTTTCGCAGCTCATGCTGCGGGACATCGTGGTGGGGCGAACGGGCGAGCCGGACGACATTGCGCAAGCGGTGGCGTTCTTTGCCGATCCCCGCTCGTCCTTCGTCACCGGGCAGGTGCTGTATGTCGCTGGCGGGCCGCGAACCTAG